The genomic DNA TCAATTGTTTTAACTGTATTACAATTTTCAAACAAGATTACAGTAGAGAAGAAGACGGCGACTCTAGCCTCCTCGAGACTTCTTCTGAATGAGTCAAATCTTACTTTGGCGCCTCATTCTCTGATGATCTGATCCCTTCCTCGATACGCTACAACATATGAAGAACATGGTTTACTTACTGTTTCTGTTGAGAATTTATACTTTTAAAGATTTGAATTTGCTTGACTTCTTTACCTGAAGAAGATAGTTGTGAAGCCAGTCTAATGTCTGCGGGAATGTGGTGGCGGATATATTTACAACAGTCACTCCCTGATTTTCACAAATAAGAATTGTTAGAACAGTGAAACCCTGAAAAGGAATTAATGAGTTATAAAAGGACCAAACAAACCTGTGAATTGAAGGAACAAAGGTAGTCTTCAATGGTCTTTAGGTTTGTAATTAGTCTATCTTtctcctgcaaaaaaaaaaagaaaagccaaACATGTGTTCATACAACTTTCAAGATCATTCTAGTGATCGTTTGAAGCTTCAGGTTGTTTAATACCTTAGATGTATATTTCTCTCCAGACGTACGGGAAGAGATCCACTCCTCTAACAAAGCCTGAGAACATGAGATTAAGTAAACAAAGAATAGAGAAAGACAAAGAATAGAGAAAGAGTACTATTATAGCTCGAAATGAACAAAGCTTTGATTCACCTTATGGTCAAATTCAGACATCTTTAAAACAATAGATATGACTATTGGTTCAGGGCCAGATTTCGTCTTTCCACTTCCATCTGCagatttgcttttcttttcagCATCTCTCGAACTTTCAGCTGCACACCCGAAACAAAATAGAACTATAACAATCATAAAGAAGCAAATGCAagaattttcacaaaaaaaattgaaaaaaaggaTAGGCTGTCGATTTTACATTGTGTAACTTTTTCTGACTGGTCAATAGCTTCTGTAGATGCCGTGGCTTCATCCTGAGAATGTGGTTTCACAGTACTATCCTCGATTTCTTTCGTGTCAGAAGAACCTGCCTCAGGATTTTTGTCCGATGTTAAATCGCTTGAAGAGTTTGTTGTTTCTGCACTGCTCTTCTCAGGATCATTTGATGGAGCTTTGTTCTCATCATTCATTAAGTATATGCTTGGATCTAAATGTCTTCCCTGTAATTACAAGTACTTGGCCAAGTTAGAAAACAAGTGTAACAACCGGAATATAATCCAAACTTATGACGCTTTCACAAAAGAGTTTACCTCAATAATAATTGGTTTCCCATCTTTCATTGCTTTCTTCAAATCACCACCAAGTCCTAAAAAACCACAAGCCATTGAGGATTGTCAAAAACACACTCACATACAAAATAAGGATAAAGAGAGTAACAatccacaaacaaaaaatgagaacaaaaccaaaagaatcaTACAGTTCCAACAGCAAAAGGGTACCTTTTCGAACAATTCTACATTCTCTACAGAATTCAGTTATCAACTCTTCTGATGAGCCAAATTCTCGAGTCCATACAGGAGTTGATGTCAACGGAGCACTGGATTAAACAGAAATAAACATGTTTATGCACTAATCTATAGTCACATATGTTACCGAAGAACCAGAATGTAACTAGGTGATAAGAACGTACTCAGTTGCAGTTCGAAGCAGCTCATATACCATGTCTGTCTGTGAAACAAAAGAGCACATAacgatttttcaaaaaaatccacaaaacaAATGAGAATGAACAGATGAAGAAATGGTTACTGAGAAGTTACCTGTAAGACGTTAGGCAAGTTAAGTCTCTGAGCAAGTTGTGTAGCTATAGTGGACTTGCCAACACAAGCTGTTCCACAAACAAGTATAACAAGAGGCACTCTTTGATGATGAAATCTAAAACCCAcaccaaaaaatataaagtcaaaaacaaaaaactttgaGAAAAGATGATGGAACAATAAAAGCGTATTACTTTGTCATCATATTGTAACGATTAATGTACTCTTCCCCATAACCACGTCGCTCCATTAGctgcaaaaaattgaaatcatctATCATCATCAGAATACTTTAAAACGTTCACAAGACACTTCTAATCAAAAGATGTAAAGTATGGTGACCTTAAACAAATTGGTTTCCAAATCAGACTGAGACCTGCAAAGACAAGTTAATGTCACAAACATATGCGAAAGTATGTAAATTTAAGTCGCTAATAAGACGAATTGGGGGGCATACATACACATCAAGAAGACTGTTGTCAATAAGAAGCTTCTTGAGCTCAAgagaaatctttatagcttcatGATTTGGGATCTGAATCAAAAAAATCAGCAAGTATTGTAACTACCAACCAATGTGAGAATCATTCATTGCCAAATTCAAAACAAGGTTTTGTGGGTGTGAAGATTGAACAAACCTTAGTAACAGTTAACATTCTACAGACTAGGAAACGAGACAGAACATAGTAGTGATCTGCGTTGTCTCCAAGCCATACTTTcaccttaaaaagaaaaaaacaatttgtctCGTcaataagaaaggaaaaaaaaaaacagaactttgaaagaaggagaaggattcaaaaccctaaaaatcgaacCTTGACGAAATCGTATTTAGAAGAAGCGTTacgaggagaagaaggaacagAAGAGAATGATCTGATGTTGATTTCTCTAGGTTCGTGTTcgccgttgttgttgtttgttcttgaagaaCCTGAAGATGATTCCTCTCCTCTGTCCTTCATCTTCAACTTTTCAGAAACAAGTTTTTAAGAGTCTTTTACAAATCTCGATGATATCTCTCTCTGATGATATCTGTTGATGTTTCCGACATCTGAATGAGAAAGACTTCTTTAGGAGGAGGACGACATatattttactctgttttcttttttacttttttttttttgcataaaatgATAAGCCCATATTGAAAATTAAGTCCACGTTTATTTGGCCCAGCCCATACTAATCGTCATGTCGCAAATAGGCTTGTAAACTTTAGGGTTTGGGTTTATTCTAAATTTAAACCCAAGATGTTGCTCAAGATCGATGAGTAGCGTCACTGACACATGAATCatgatgttttagagatttatGTTAAGAAACCAACAATGAAAATATTTAGTCTATGGAGTATGGACCAGTAGCCATTCTCTAAGTAGTATGATTTATTACTATAATcttgcccaaaaaaaagaaagccatATGGAGATTTCTTAATCAGAAGCTTAAAAAaagttactctatttttttttaatgctattGACCTCAGGCAACGTGTGGAAGAATCGAAGTAGCATCTGCAAAataacaatagttttttttttttcttttttctgatgatagtaattaattaatcagaGAGAAAGAGCAAAGACTAGTTAACTAAACGACTTAGGGTTTGTGCCTCCATTGGGAGAggtagaccaaaaaaaaaggagacacAAGACTTTCGAGGGTTATGATCTAGTTTACGAAATTTATTGTTCTGTTCATTTGcatcttgtttttcttgttaaaagCATTCCTTCGAAAATCACAGAGATCTTCTTGGTCggcttgttttgttcttttctttttcaggtCTTTGAATCGAATCTTGAAAGATTTAATTCGAAAAAAGGGTTTTCTTggggtttcttgatttttcaacTTTTGTGTTAGAGCACTGATATAGTCTTTCGATCTCCCTCCTATTATCAAGAAACCATTTCTGTGTGGTTTGGATTTGGATCCAAGTGAGTTTCTTTCTTAaagaaaactgatttatttACACACTGTTTTCAAAAACTGATcggttttagggtttctttcatATACGGATTTGCTAATCTTGCCAGGGAAGATGGTGAGAAAGAAGATCGAGATCAAAAGAATCGAGAACATCACGAGCAAACAAGTCACGTTCTCCAAGCGTAAGAAAGGTCTATTGAAGAAAGCTCGCGAACTTTCAGTTCTATGCGATGCTCAAGTCGCCGCCATTGTCTTTTCTCAGAAAggaaaattatatgatttcgcTAGCTCCAAGTAAGCAATCTATTAtcatttttgagatttttgatcCAGTTAATTAGTACTTTAGTAATGTTTTTGGTATATCTTCTGTTtgcccaaaaaagaaaaaggttttagtATTCTCTACTCAGTAGTAATATCGTACTAGAGATATATATGGTTTCAAcggttgaatttattttttcccaaaatatgcctttttcaaggttttgtttttgttttgttattggtTATGTAGAGTTTTTCTCTAGTACCATGAAGTGTTTATTTAATGGattaaaacatatcaaaattaattttacaaatattaatttatgttacCTTAATTGAGTTCTTCTTCAAGCACGAGCaaatgatttagggttttccagAAAAAGCGTTTTTGAACTTTGAACCTAGTATGCCTTGGAACTCATGCTGAAACCACTTGACAcgttta from Camelina sativa cultivar DH55 chromosome 2, Cs, whole genome shotgun sequence includes the following:
- the LOC104738840 gene encoding uncharacterized protein LOC104738840 isoform X2; the protein is MKDRGEESSSGSSRTNNNNGEHEPREINIRSFSSVPSSPRNASSKYDFVKVKVWLGDNADHYYVLSRFLVCRMLTVTKIPNHEAIKISLELKKLLIDNSLLDVSQSDLETNLFKLMERRGYGEEYINRYNMMTKFHHQRVPLVILVCGTACVGKSTIATQLAQRLNLPNVLQTDMVYELLRTATDAPLTSTPVWTREFGSSEELITEFCRECRIVRKGLGGDLKKAMKDGKPIIIEGRHLDPSIYLMNDENKAPSNDPEKSSAETTNSSSDLTSDKNPEAGSSDTKEIEDSTVKPHSQDEATASTEAIDQSEKVTQYGSGKTKSGPEPIVISIVLKMSEFDHKALLEEWISSRTSGEKYTSKEKDRLITNLKTIEDYLCSFNSQGVTVVNISATTFPQTLDWLHNYLLQRIEEGIRSSENEAPK
- the LOC104738840 gene encoding uncharacterized protein LOC104738840 isoform X1, with the protein product MKDRGEESSSGSSRTNNNNGEHEPREINIRSFSSVPSSPRNASSKYDFVKVKVWLGDNADHYYVLSRFLVCRMLTVTKIPNHEAIKISLELKKLLIDNSLLDVSQSDLETNLFKLMERRGYGEEYINRYNMMTKFHHQRVPLVILVCGTACVGKSTIATQLAQRLNLPNVLQTDMVYELLRTATDAPLTSTPVWTREFGSSEELITEFCRECRIVRKGLGGDLKKAMKDGKPIIIEGRHLDPSIYLMNDENKAPSNDPEKSSAETTNSSSDLTSDKNPEAGSSDTKEIEDSTVKPHSQDEATASTEAIDQSEKVTQSESSRDAEKKSKSADGSGKTKSGPEPIVISIVLKMSEFDHKALLEEWISSRTSGEKYTSKEKDRLITNLKTIEDYLCSFNSQGVTVVNISATTFPQTLDWLHNYLLQRIEEGIRSSENEAPK